Proteins from one Brevibacillus humidisoli genomic window:
- a CDS encoding acyl-CoA thioesterase, with amino-acid sequence MEAKPSSASRTVQASLVLPSDTNNHGTIFGGTMMSYIDEVAAIAAMRHSRHTVVTASIDSIDFLSPVKMGHSLCIEAFVTSTGKTSMEIFVKIISEDLKTGERMLTATSFLTFVAIDENGLPTPVPPVYPETDEEKDLFHSAPERKRMREERRKNSKQVIDNIDLTKRI; translated from the coding sequence ATGGAAGCGAAACCGTCCAGTGCTTCTAGAACCGTACAAGCATCTTTGGTGCTGCCATCTGACACGAATAATCACGGAACGATTTTCGGAGGCACGATGATGTCTTATATTGACGAGGTGGCAGCGATTGCAGCCATGAGACATTCCCGACATACTGTCGTAACGGCCTCCATTGATTCCATTGATTTTTTATCTCCTGTCAAAATGGGTCATTCGCTGTGTATTGAAGCGTTTGTCACATCGACTGGGAAAACATCAATGGAGATTTTTGTAAAAATTATCTCGGAAGATCTGAAAACCGGGGAGCGCATGCTGACGGCGACATCTTTCCTCACATTTGTCGCCATCGATGAAAACGGTCTGCCAACTCCCGTTCCTCCCGTTTATCCGGAAACGGATGAAGAAAAAGATTTGTTTCATTCCGCTCCGGAGAGAAAGAGGATGCGGGAAGAACGCCGGAAAAACTCTAAGCAGGTCATCGATAATATCGATCTAACGAAAAGAATATAG
- a CDS encoding deoxynucleoside kinase, with translation MSGFTTSSLREQYGIPSNAIITVGGTVGVGKSTFTHALADLLGFRVSVEKVDNNPYLNRFYQDLSRWGFHLQIFFLAERFKEQKRIFEYGGGFVQDRSIYEDTGIFAKMLYEQGHMTDEDYRTYTGLFEAMVMTPYFPHPDVLIYLEASFEDILERVKERGRPMEQQTPVSYWQDLYRRYEEWINHFTSCPVLRININEYDVLKDQRSVEVVLSRLAEKIELVRKARR, from the coding sequence ATGTCAGGTTTTACGACAAGCAGTTTACGAGAACAGTACGGCATTCCCAGCAATGCGATTATCACAGTTGGCGGGACGGTCGGTGTGGGCAAATCGACCTTTACCCATGCCTTGGCTGATCTGCTCGGGTTTCGTGTCTCCGTGGAAAAGGTGGACAACAACCCGTATCTCAACCGATTTTATCAGGATCTGTCGCGGTGGGGATTTCATCTGCAAATCTTTTTTCTCGCCGAACGGTTTAAGGAGCAGAAGCGGATCTTTGAATACGGGGGCGGATTTGTGCAGGACCGTTCCATTTATGAGGATACCGGTATTTTTGCGAAGATGCTGTATGAGCAGGGACATATGACCGATGAGGATTACCGTACGTATACCGGATTGTTTGAGGCAATGGTGATGACCCCATACTTTCCGCATCCGGATGTCTTGATCTATCTGGAGGCCAGCTTTGAAGACATTCTAGAGCGGGTAAAGGAGCGCGGTCGTCCGATGGAACAGCAGACCCCTGTCAGCTATTGGCAGGATTTGTATCGACGCTATGAGGAGTGGATCAATCACTTCACCAGCTGTCCGGTGCTGCGCATCAACATCAACGAGTACGATGTGCTGAAGGATCAGCGCTCTGTAGAAGTGGTACTGTCGCGGTTGGCGGAAAAAATTGAACTGGTGCGCAAAGCACGCCGCTGA
- a CDS encoding class I SAM-dependent methyltransferase, with translation MTDDWFERSFREDYLLVYRHRDEASADREIANLLDHLPVRRAGRVLDLCCGSGRHSRALARRGYEVVGVDLSPVLLAVAQEKNTYDNLRFYQYDMREIPFDSEFDIVVNLFTSFGYFSSDEENARVVHNMARALKPGGEVVIDYLNPDYVKVHLIPESEREANGLFIKEQRWIEDGFVKKRILLYDAEQAEPRQYMEQVRLYHADEMQEMLQNAGFQSIQLFGDYDFSPYRKQDSPRMIFYAVRE, from the coding sequence ATGACTGACGATTGGTTTGAACGCAGTTTTCGCGAGGATTACCTGCTGGTGTACCGACACCGGGACGAAGCCTCCGCCGACCGGGAAATCGCCAATCTGCTGGACCACCTGCCGGTCAGGAGGGCAGGTCGGGTATTGGATCTGTGCTGTGGCAGCGGCCGTCATTCTCGCGCTCTGGCCAGACGCGGCTACGAGGTGGTAGGTGTCGATTTGTCACCTGTCCTGCTGGCGGTTGCCCAAGAGAAAAATACATACGACAATCTTCGCTTTTACCAGTACGATATGCGGGAAATCCCGTTTGACAGCGAGTTTGATATCGTGGTCAACTTGTTTACCAGCTTCGGTTACTTCTCCTCGGACGAAGAGAATGCTCGTGTCGTGCACAACATGGCGAGGGCGTTAAAGCCAGGCGGCGAGGTCGTGATCGATTACCTCAACCCTGATTACGTCAAGGTTCACTTGATACCCGAATCGGAGCGGGAAGCAAACGGGCTGTTCATCAAAGAGCAGCGCTGGATCGAAGATGGCTTTGTCAAAAAACGGATTCTCCTGTACGACGCGGAGCAGGCTGAGCCGCGTCAGTACATGGAGCAAGTACGCCTGTACCATGCAGATGAAATGCAAGAAATGCTGCAAAATGCCGGATTTCAAAGCATCCAGTTGTTTGGCGACTACGACTTTTCCCCTTATCGCAAGCAGGATTCGCCGCGGATGATTTTCTATGCAGTCCGAGAATAG
- a CDS encoding carboxymuconolactone decarboxylase family protein: MTEHYLAEQYREGLHSLGELMPEVVDAYNRFTNVCFQPGEVSTKYKHLMALGISLFTGNEHCIVYHLENALDEGATEKEIAETISVAGAYGGGATMSHGVILINEVMEEKRQNLQ; encoded by the coding sequence TTGACTGAACATTATCTTGCGGAGCAATACCGTGAAGGTCTGCACTCGCTGGGAGAACTGATGCCCGAGGTAGTAGATGCTTACAACCGGTTTACCAATGTCTGTTTTCAGCCGGGAGAGGTAAGCACCAAATACAAGCATCTGATGGCGTTGGGGATCTCCCTGTTCACAGGAAACGAACACTGTATTGTCTACCATTTGGAAAACGCGCTGGATGAAGGGGCGACGGAAAAAGAGATCGCCGAGACGATTTCGGTAGCAGGCGCTTATGGAGGAGGGGCTACCATGTCACACGGGGTGATTCTGATCAATGAAGTGATGGAAGAGAAAAGACAAAACCTGCAGTAA
- a CDS encoding 4a-hydroxytetrahydrobiopterin dehydratase has product MAKLTIDQIACNLYKVPGWKLDGDRMALCRTFTCSDFPSAIRLVNQVAEYASADHCPEIRIMGQVVMFTLYTKSANGLTGKDFALAQAINKLL; this is encoded by the coding sequence ATGGCCAAACTGACGATCGACCAGATCGCGTGCAACTTGTACAAGGTCCCAGGCTGGAAGCTTGACGGCGACCGTATGGCGCTTTGCCGCACATTTACCTGTAGTGACTTTCCATCTGCCATCCGGCTGGTCAATCAGGTCGCGGAATACGCCAGCGCTGACCACTGTCCGGAGATTCGCATCATGGGACAGGTTGTCATGTTTACGCTCTATACAAAGTCGGCAAACGGTTTGACTGGAAAAGATTTTGCATTGGCCCAGGCGATCAACAAGCTGCTCTGA
- a CDS encoding deoxynucleoside kinase, with protein MSSVFITVEGPIGVGKTSLAQAIAREYGLNLLQEIVYENPFLGKFYENIEEWGFQLEMFFLCNRYKQLQDISRHHLSQGRSVVSDYNIFKNTIFAQRTLDDENLPKYLQIYDILTSDLPQADLVIYLHASVDTLMKRIAMRGRDVEGLIDRRYMENLAADYARFMDEFRQRHPQVPVLSFACDQLDYVHRPDDLRYVLRQIEPFLKQATSG; from the coding sequence ATGAGTTCTGTTTTCATCACTGTAGAGGGGCCGATTGGTGTCGGCAAGACCTCGCTGGCACAGGCCATTGCCCGTGAGTACGGGCTGAACCTGCTGCAGGAAATCGTTTATGAGAATCCGTTTCTCGGCAAGTTTTACGAGAATATCGAAGAGTGGGGCTTTCAACTGGAGATGTTCTTCTTGTGCAATCGGTACAAGCAGCTGCAGGATATCTCCCGCCACCATCTGTCGCAGGGCAGATCGGTCGTCTCCGATTATAACATCTTTAAGAATACCATCTTTGCCCAACGGACGCTCGACGACGAGAACTTGCCAAAATACTTACAAATCTACGATATTTTGACGAGTGATCTGCCACAGGCAGACCTGGTCATTTATCTCCATGCTTCCGTCGATACGCTGATGAAGCGTATCGCCATGCGCGGAAGAGATGTGGAAGGATTGATCGACCGCCGTTATATGGAGAATCTGGCAGCTGATTACGCCCGCTTTATGGACGAGTTCCGACAGCGTCATCCGCAGGTACCGGTTCTCTCGTTTGCCTGTGACCAGCTTGATTACGTCCATCGGCCCGATGACCTGCGTTATGTGCTGCGTCAGATCGAACCGTTTCTGAAGCAAGCGACCAGCGGGTGA
- a CDS encoding metal ABC transporter solute-binding protein, Zn/Mn family, with protein MFFKSKRLMNTLFATLMVGAGILAGCGGGTAQPQTGTAGGGASPAAVADSSGEESKQWKVTVTTGMVGDLVTNIGGNHVAVTQLMGPGVDPHLFKASQGDIARIDEAEIIFYSGLHLEGKMGEIFEKMSKQKPVIPVTSAIPESDLMADPAAPDQYDPHVWFDVSMWIKTIDVVRDELSKLDPANKAEYHANADAYRKKLEELDQYAKEQIATIPKDQRVLVTAHDAFSYFGRAYEIEVMGLQGISTASEYGLKDVQGLVDTLVSRGIKAVFIESSVPKNSIEAVVEGARAKDHTVEIGGELFSDAMGEPGTEEGTYIGMVKHNVDTIVTSLQ; from the coding sequence ATGTTTTTCAAATCAAAGCGTCTCATGAACACGCTGTTCGCCACTCTGATGGTAGGAGCGGGCATATTGGCAGGCTGCGGCGGTGGTACCGCACAGCCACAGACCGGCACCGCCGGCGGGGGGGCTAGTCCAGCGGCAGTAGCTGACAGCTCAGGAGAAGAATCGAAGCAATGGAAGGTTACCGTCACCACCGGAATGGTTGGCGATCTGGTAACTAACATTGGCGGGAATCATGTAGCTGTCACTCAACTGATGGGACCCGGCGTTGACCCGCACTTGTTCAAAGCATCTCAAGGAGATATCGCCCGTATTGATGAAGCGGAGATCATCTTTTACTCTGGCCTTCATCTGGAAGGCAAAATGGGCGAAATTTTCGAAAAGATGAGCAAGCAAAAGCCGGTTATTCCGGTCACCTCGGCGATTCCGGAATCTGACCTGATGGCCGATCCTGCCGCGCCGGATCAGTACGATCCACACGTCTGGTTTGACGTCAGTATGTGGATCAAGACAATCGATGTCGTCCGCGATGAGCTGAGCAAGCTGGACCCGGCGAATAAAGCGGAATACCACGCCAATGCAGACGCTTATCGGAAGAAGCTGGAAGAACTCGATCAGTACGCCAAGGAACAAATCGCTACGATCCCGAAAGACCAGCGGGTTCTCGTTACCGCCCACGATGCGTTCAGCTACTTTGGCCGAGCCTATGAGATTGAAGTAATGGGACTGCAGGGCATCAGCACCGCTTCCGAATACGGGCTGAAAGACGTGCAAGGTCTGGTCGATACCCTTGTCAGCCGCGGCATCAAAGCGGTGTTCATCGAGTCCTCCGTGCCAAAAAACTCGATCGAAGCTGTCGTCGAAGGGGCCAGGGCCAAAGACCATACCGTCGAGATCGGTGGCGAACTGTTTTCGGACGCCATGGGTGAGCCTGGTACGGAAGAAGGCACCTACATCGGCATGGTGAAGCACAATGTGGATACCATTGTTACATCGCTGCAATAA
- the thiD gene encoding bifunctional hydroxymethylpyrimidine kinase/phosphomethylpyrimidine kinase, with product METKRAVALTVAGSDSGGGAGIQADLKTFHQFDVYGMSAITAVTAQNTRGVAGVYPLTAEAVVDQMQQVLQDIGTDAMKTGMLFDAEIIRAVAGLIREYQIAQVIVDPVMVAKGGAKLLQDDAVEAMKQELLPLASVVTPNLPEAECLTGMSIETRAEMEEAARRIHALGARHVIVKGGHLDSDELVDLLFDGTHFHALPHQRINTRHTHGTGCTFSAALTAELAKGTPIDTATEKAKRFIVEAIATAPRIGGGHGPTNHWARISQI from the coding sequence ATGGAGACGAAAAGAGCAGTAGCCCTGACTGTGGCAGGATCGGACAGTGGGGGAGGAGCTGGGATTCAGGCAGATTTAAAAACCTTTCATCAATTCGACGTATACGGAATGAGCGCGATCACCGCTGTTACTGCACAAAATACACGCGGGGTAGCAGGCGTGTACCCGCTGACGGCAGAAGCGGTAGTAGACCAAATGCAGCAGGTACTGCAGGATATTGGCACAGATGCGATGAAAACGGGGATGCTGTTTGACGCAGAGATTATCCGGGCCGTTGCCGGACTTATTCGCGAGTACCAGATCGCACAGGTGATTGTGGACCCGGTGATGGTTGCCAAAGGGGGTGCCAAACTGCTGCAGGACGACGCGGTGGAGGCGATGAAGCAGGAACTGCTGCCATTGGCATCAGTGGTTACCCCAAACCTGCCGGAAGCGGAATGTTTGACCGGGATGTCGATTGAAACAAGGGCCGAGATGGAGGAGGCGGCCAGACGGATTCACGCGCTTGGGGCCCGTCATGTGATCGTCAAAGGTGGGCATCTCGACTCGGACGAGCTTGTCGATCTATTGTTTGACGGGACTCACTTTCACGCACTGCCTCATCAGCGAATCAACACCCGTCATACACATGGCACCGGGTGCACCTTCTCGGCGGCGTTGACGGCAGAACTGGCAAAAGGTACGCCAATCGATACGGCAACGGAGAAGGCGAAACGATTTATTGTAGAAGCAATTGCTACGGCTCCCCGAATCGGAGGCGGACATGGCCCGACGAATCACTGGGCGAGGATCAGCCAAATCTGA
- the hutH gene encoding histidine ammonia-lyase has translation MKTESTTIVSLDGFQLTIEQVEAIARRFEPVALSEEAIRRIRESRHMVEQMVEQRQVAYGVTTGFGKFSDVVISAEDTSQLQENLIMSHACGVGEPYPVEVVRAIMALRINALAKGYSGIRLETLTLMIEMVNRGVHPVIPQQGSLGASGDLAPLAHLVLVMLGKGEAEYGGRRLPGTEALQAAGLKPIRLEAKEGLALINGTQAMTALLCLALADARTVLESAEVIAAMSVEALRGIPKAYDPKLHAVRPHPGQQESARRLLLHLQGSDRTSEQGELRVQDAYSLRCIPQVHGATRDTLEYVWQTVQRECNSVTDNPVLFAETGEVISGGNFHGQPMALVADFLAIAVAELANISERRTERLVNPQLSNLPAFLTPYGGLHSGYMIAQYVAASIVSENKVLCHPASVDSIPSSANQEDHVSMGTTAARKLRTVVDNTRKVLAIEYLAAAQAIDFGEGKLGAGTEKAYQLLRTNIPRLEHDREMHADMVQAEQLIRAKSLLF, from the coding sequence ATGAAGACAGAATCAACCACAATCGTATCTCTGGATGGGTTTCAATTGACCATCGAACAAGTGGAAGCCATCGCCCGTCGCTTTGAACCGGTTGCTCTCTCGGAGGAAGCGATCCGGCGCATACGCGAATCGCGGCACATGGTGGAACAAATGGTGGAACAGCGTCAAGTAGCCTACGGGGTGACCACCGGATTTGGCAAGTTTTCCGATGTTGTCATCTCAGCAGAAGATACCAGCCAACTGCAGGAGAATCTGATCATGAGCCACGCTTGCGGTGTTGGTGAGCCGTATCCTGTGGAAGTAGTACGTGCGATCATGGCACTCAGAATCAATGCACTGGCGAAAGGCTATTCCGGTATCCGACTGGAAACGCTGACATTGATGATCGAGATGGTAAACCGCGGAGTTCATCCGGTCATTCCCCAACAGGGGTCGCTTGGTGCTAGCGGCGACCTGGCGCCACTCGCCCATCTGGTTCTCGTCATGCTGGGAAAAGGGGAAGCAGAGTACGGCGGCCGACGACTTCCAGGAACAGAAGCGCTGCAAGCCGCCGGTCTGAAACCGATCCGCCTGGAAGCCAAAGAAGGTTTGGCCTTGATCAACGGGACACAGGCGATGACTGCTCTTCTCTGTCTGGCTCTGGCAGACGCGCGGACCGTGTTGGAAAGCGCTGAAGTGATCGCGGCGATGAGTGTAGAAGCGTTGCGCGGAATCCCCAAAGCATACGATCCCAAGCTGCACGCTGTACGACCGCACCCGGGACAGCAGGAATCGGCCCGTCGTCTGTTGTTGCACCTGCAGGGCAGCGATCGTACCAGTGAACAGGGGGAGCTTCGCGTACAGGATGCATACAGCCTCCGCTGCATTCCGCAGGTACACGGGGCGACGCGGGACACACTGGAGTACGTATGGCAAACAGTGCAACGGGAATGCAACAGTGTTACGGATAATCCGGTGCTGTTTGCAGAGACGGGCGAAGTGATTTCCGGCGGCAATTTCCACGGACAGCCGATGGCATTGGTCGCCGATTTTCTGGCGATTGCGGTGGCCGAGCTGGCCAACATCTCGGAGCGGCGCACCGAGCGCCTGGTCAACCCACAATTAAGCAACCTGCCCGCCTTTCTCACACCTTATGGGGGCCTCCATTCGGGCTATATGATTGCCCAGTATGTCGCAGCTTCGATCGTATCGGAAAACAAAGTGCTGTGCCATCCGGCATCAGTGGACTCCATACCTTCTTCTGCCAACCAAGAGGATCATGTCAGTATGGGCACAACTGCGGCACGCAAGCTGCGTACCGTGGTCGACAACACCCGAAAGGTGCTGGCAATTGAATACCTGGCAGCCGCACAGGCGATTGATTTTGGTGAGGGCAAACTGGGAGCAGGGACAGAGAAAGCGTACCAACTGCTGCGCACGAATATTCCTCGCCTTGAACATGATCGCGAGATGCACGCCGACATGGTACAGGCAGAGCAGTTGATCAGGGCTAAGTCGTTGCTGTTTTGA
- a CDS encoding class I SAM-dependent methyltransferase, with protein sequence MDDYVVRNKETFNRLGSAATEVAELMRIATRVLPAFQMLLAGGRVLDLGCGVGHDSLRLKRHRLDVEGLDISEVMLAEAKKQVQGVAFRQGDFRTLPFADISFDGIWANGSLFYVTPDDLREALAEVHRTLKPGGVFFASYLQGEGECVSDSLYHRRYQQAELQHFYQVAGFKTFDPSIDTGSESFLSILAVK encoded by the coding sequence ATGGACGATTACGTTGTTCGTAACAAGGAGACGTTTAACCGATTGGGCAGCGCGGCGACGGAAGTGGCAGAGTTGATGCGGATCGCTACCCGGGTGCTGCCTGCTTTTCAGATGCTGCTGGCGGGCGGGCGGGTGCTGGATCTTGGCTGTGGCGTCGGGCATGATTCCCTGCGCCTCAAGCGACACAGACTGGACGTAGAAGGACTCGATATCAGCGAAGTGATGCTCGCGGAGGCAAAGAAGCAGGTGCAGGGAGTTGCCTTCCGACAGGGCGATTTTCGTACGCTGCCATTTGCCGATATCAGCTTTGACGGGATTTGGGCCAACGGTTCGCTGTTTTACGTGACACCAGATGATCTACGGGAAGCGTTGGCCGAAGTGCACCGCACACTGAAACCAGGCGGGGTGTTTTTCGCTTCGTACCTGCAGGGAGAAGGGGAGTGTGTCTCCGACTCCCTCTACCACCGGCGTTACCAGCAAGCAGAATTGCAGCACTTCTACCAGGTCGCCGGATTCAAGACGTTCGATCCGTCGATTGATACCGGATCGGAGTCGTTTTTATCGATTCTGGCCGTAAAGTAA
- the splB gene encoding spore photoproduct lyase, whose amino-acid sequence MRSWRHCILTLWGYYSPRGEKSGDYAAGKSGSNREDIQSICTRPGFFEPGALQYPLGEELYRRYTAERIPIEMTTSHNQVRGIPGETDVEKYRNAKRTLVVGVRRTLRFEQSKPSAEYALPLATGCAAHCHYCYLNTNIGSRPYVRVYVNTDEIFQRAEEYIEERKPEITRFEAACTSDPLAIEHITGSLKRAVQFFSQQPYGRLRFVTKFHHVEPLLDVDHNRHTRFRFSINADYVIKHFEPGTSSFRQRLQAAGQVARAGYPLGFIIAPLYRFDGWEQGYTQLLENLHDQLPPEAMADLTFELIQHRFTKVAKNLIVKRYPKTKLKMDESERKYKWGKYGKGKYVYPDQQANELRTHLEQQIARLFPRARIEYFT is encoded by the coding sequence GTGAGATCATGGCGCCACTGCATTCTGACTTTGTGGGGATACTACTCACCGAGGGGGGAGAAAAGTGGCGACTACGCTGCAGGAAAAAGCGGATCGAACAGGGAAGATATCCAATCTATTTGTACCCGACCGGGTTTTTTTGAACCGGGTGCGCTGCAATACCCGCTGGGGGAGGAACTGTACAGACGATATACGGCGGAGCGCATCCCGATCGAGATGACCACCAGCCATAACCAGGTGCGAGGAATCCCTGGCGAAACCGACGTGGAAAAATACCGGAATGCCAAACGAACGCTGGTAGTAGGGGTACGGCGGACGTTGAGGTTTGAGCAGTCCAAACCGTCGGCAGAGTATGCCCTGCCGCTGGCTACCGGCTGTGCTGCTCACTGTCACTACTGTTATTTGAATACGAACATCGGCAGCAGACCTTATGTTCGTGTCTATGTCAATACGGATGAAATCTTCCAGCGAGCCGAGGAGTACATCGAGGAGCGGAAGCCGGAGATTACCCGTTTTGAGGCCGCTTGCACCTCTGACCCGCTGGCGATAGAGCACATCACCGGGAGCCTGAAGCGGGCGGTTCAGTTTTTTTCCCAGCAGCCCTACGGCCGACTCCGTTTTGTGACCAAGTTTCACCATGTGGAGCCGCTGCTTGACGTGGATCATAACAGACACACACGATTTCGTTTCAGCATCAACGCAGACTATGTGATCAAGCATTTTGAACCTGGGACATCCAGTTTTAGACAGCGGCTGCAGGCGGCCGGACAGGTGGCCAGAGCGGGGTATCCATTGGGCTTCATCATAGCCCCTCTATACCGGTTTGATGGTTGGGAACAGGGATACACGCAGTTGCTGGAGAACCTGCATGACCAACTGCCGCCAGAAGCAATGGCGGATCTGACCTTCGAGTTGATCCAGCACCGGTTTACCAAGGTAGCCAAGAACCTCATCGTAAAACGCTATCCGAAGACCAAGCTGAAGATGGACGAGTCGGAGCGGAAGTACAAGTGGGGTAAATACGGCAAGGGAAAGTACGTCTACCCGGATCAGCAGGCCAACGAGTTGCGTACCCATTTGGAACAGCAGATTGCACGGCTGTTTCCACGAGCGCGGATTGAATATTTTACCTAA
- the uvsE gene encoding UV DNA damage repair endonuclease UvsE, whose translation MIRLGYACISMATKNNPNKKTTLAQLQKLDRAGQMKKLRKILQTNFFNLMEILAYNREHAIYLYRLPSEFVPFATHPVADGWDWEKEFSWDFDKAGEYIRKHGMRVTSHPGHYSILNTPHEEVLRSTINDFDYHARVLDRMGLDIDSVMVTHVGGVYGDKQASLDRFADHFQRLPDHVKKRLVVENDDTSFGMREVLELCERLGVPMILDVHHHDCVNNGERLEEYLPRIFQTWGERTPKIHFSSPRSESDFRSHADNINVDDFLRFVEKISHGNVDIMLECKQKDLALLRLREELKEAGMEVEAPISVSS comes from the coding sequence GTGATCCGTCTGGGCTACGCCTGCATCAGTATGGCCACCAAAAACAATCCCAACAAAAAAACAACACTGGCTCAACTGCAAAAACTGGATCGGGCCGGACAAATGAAAAAACTGCGAAAAATCCTGCAGACAAACTTCTTTAACCTGATGGAGATTCTTGCTTACAATCGTGAGCACGCCATCTACTTGTACCGTCTGCCCTCGGAATTCGTTCCGTTTGCAACTCATCCGGTAGCCGATGGCTGGGATTGGGAGAAAGAATTCAGCTGGGACTTTGACAAAGCAGGCGAATACATCCGCAAACACGGTATGCGCGTTACCTCTCATCCGGGCCATTACAGCATTCTCAACACCCCTCACGAGGAGGTGCTGCGCTCAACGATCAACGATTTTGATTATCATGCCCGGGTGCTGGATCGGATGGGACTTGACATCGACTCCGTGATGGTCACTCATGTCGGCGGTGTGTATGGAGACAAACAAGCCTCATTGGATCGCTTCGCCGATCATTTTCAGCGACTGCCGGATCATGTAAAAAAGCGACTGGTGGTGGAAAATGACGACACTTCATTTGGCATGCGCGAAGTATTGGAGTTGTGTGAACGTCTCGGTGTTCCGATGATCCTTGATGTTCATCATCACGACTGTGTCAACAATGGCGAGCGATTGGAGGAGTATCTGCCGCGCATCTTTCAGACTTGGGGGGAACGAACGCCCAAAATACACTTCTCCTCGCCCAGGTCGGAGAGCGACTTTCGGAGCCATGCCGACAACATCAACGTCGATGATTTTCTGCGATTTGTGGAAAAGATCTCACATGGCAACGTCGATATCATGTTGGAGTGCAAACAGAAAGATCTCGCTCTGCTTCGACTGCGTGAGGAATTAAAAGAAGCGGGGATGGAGGTGGAGGCGCCGATATCCGTCTCAAGCTAG
- the cysK gene encoding cysteine synthase A: MRIVNHMGELIGATPVVRLRRLVNSEMADLYVKLEKFNPSGSVKDRAAYNMLVEAEASGQLRPGATIIEPTSGNTGIGLAMAAAVKGYPSIIVMPDTMTRERILLLQAYGAEVVLTPGEEKMPGAIRKAKELMSQIPNSFMPMQFENPANPAIHRVTTAREILTQMEGQLDGFVATAGTGGTISGTGEVLREALPHLLITVVEPKGSPVLSGGQPGSHKIVGTSPGFIPQTLNQQIYDEIIQISDEEALVTTREMARLEGILVGPSSGAAVFAALQTARRLGPGKKVLAICADSGERYLSMRDLFG, from the coding sequence ATGCGTATCGTCAATCACATGGGGGAACTGATCGGAGCCACACCTGTTGTTCGACTTAGACGTCTCGTCAACAGCGAAATGGCCGACCTTTATGTAAAACTGGAAAAGTTTAATCCCAGCGGCAGTGTCAAGGATCGCGCCGCCTACAATATGCTGGTGGAAGCAGAAGCGTCCGGTCAATTGAGGCCTGGTGCGACGATCATCGAGCCGACCAGCGGCAACACTGGGATCGGGCTGGCCATGGCCGCCGCAGTCAAAGGATACCCGTCCATCATTGTCATGCCGGATACCATGACGCGGGAGCGTATCCTCCTGTTGCAGGCTTATGGAGCGGAAGTCGTGCTCACGCCGGGAGAAGAAAAAATGCCGGGTGCCATCCGCAAGGCAAAAGAACTGATGAGTCAAATCCCCAATAGTTTTATGCCGATGCAGTTCGAGAATCCGGCCAATCCTGCCATCCACCGGGTGACCACGGCTCGGGAGATCCTGACCCAGATGGAGGGGCAACTAGACGGGTTTGTCGCTACAGCAGGCACAGGCGGAACGATATCCGGAACCGGTGAAGTGCTGCGTGAAGCACTGCCCCACCTGCTGATCACCGTGGTAGAACCCAAGGGATCTCCTGTCTTGTCAGGGGGTCAGCCTGGTTCGCACAAAATCGTCGGAACCAGTCCGGGATTTATCCCGCAAACTCTGAATCAGCAGATCTACGACGAGATCATCCAAATCAGCGATGAGGAAGCGCTGGTGACGACACGGGAAATGGCCAGGCTGGAAGGCATTCTCGTCGGCCCTTCATCCGGGGCGGCTGTGTTTGCTGCGCTGCAGACAGCCAGGAGACTTGGGCCTGGCAAAAAAGTACTCGCCATCTGTGCCGACAGCGGCGAGCGGTATTTGTCGATGCGTGACTTGTTTGGATAA